The following are encoded together in the Lysobacter silvisoli genome:
- a CDS encoding general secretion pathway protein GspK, with the protein MRDHQRGAALLLVLWLIAMLTALVGAFAMTARVENLQGRVLTRGLVAQNAARAGMEYALTRVGQSDPRLQWRPDGTAYRWSYAGARVEVKLIDENGKVDLNQADANLLTALIQSAGGIEQQADAAQLASAIMDWRDPDPLTQIAGGAEDPDYASAGLPYGAKDAEFESVAELQQVLGFTPALYAKLEPYLTVYSGRAQPDPAFAAGPVLDAMGLNGTELVAQRNRRNSNGMPEAGSGIPGELPGLVGEGSGTYSIDSRARLSDGRESVLRVVVRAGGGAVPGMAYTPLRWEEGASPR; encoded by the coding sequence ATGCGTGATCACCAACGCGGCGCCGCGCTGCTGCTGGTGCTGTGGTTGATCGCCATGCTCACCGCGCTGGTCGGCGCCTTCGCCATGACCGCGCGGGTGGAGAACCTGCAAGGGCGCGTGCTCACGCGCGGCCTGGTCGCGCAGAACGCCGCGCGCGCGGGCATGGAATACGCGCTCACCCGCGTGGGCCAGAGCGATCCGCGCCTGCAGTGGCGCCCGGACGGCACCGCGTACCGCTGGTCCTACGCCGGCGCGCGGGTCGAAGTGAAGCTGATCGACGAGAACGGCAAGGTCGATCTGAACCAGGCCGATGCCAACCTGCTGACCGCGCTGATCCAGAGCGCCGGCGGCATCGAACAGCAGGCCGACGCCGCGCAGCTGGCCTCGGCGATCATGGACTGGCGCGATCCCGATCCGCTGACCCAGATCGCCGGCGGCGCCGAAGACCCCGACTACGCCTCCGCGGGGCTGCCCTACGGCGCCAAGGACGCGGAGTTCGAAAGCGTGGCCGAATTGCAGCAGGTGCTGGGCTTCACCCCGGCCTTGTACGCCAAGCTCGAGCCCTACCTGACCGTCTACAGCGGTCGCGCCCAGCCCGATCCCGCGTTCGCCGCCGGGCCGGTGCTGGATGCGATGGGCCTGAACGGCACCGAATTGGTGGCGCAACGTAACCGCCGCAACAGTAACGGCATGCCAGAAGCCGGCTCCGGCATACCCGGCGAGCTGCCCGGTCTCGTCGGCGAAGGCAGCGGCACCTATAGTATCGACAGCCGCGCGCGGCTCTCCGATGGCCGCGAGTCGGTACTGCGGGTAGTCGTGCGCGCGGGGGGAGGGGCCGTGCCGGGCATGGCCTATACGCCGCTGCGTTGGGAGGAGGGAGCTTCACCACGATGA
- a CDS encoding prepilin-type N-terminal cleavage/methylation domain-containing protein has product MSRRAAGFTMVEMLLATVLLAAGLALAFATLSAATQTATRGESIAQRSERQRAVENFLRKRLTGARPVAFGFDQASAVPQRFIGEPERMRFVADLPDYLGRGGPYLHDFAIESDGERTRMTLALSMVLAGQTVEEEQERPPELLVEQLKSARFRYRALDETGKLGDWQERWTSAELLPLMVEVELTDADGRDWPPLVVSLPLAAGVARGIVPGQL; this is encoded by the coding sequence ATGAGCCGCCGCGCCGCCGGTTTCACCATGGTGGAAATGCTGCTGGCCACGGTGCTGCTGGCCGCGGGCCTGGCGCTGGCCTTCGCCACGCTCTCGGCCGCGACCCAGACCGCGACCCGCGGCGAGTCCATCGCCCAGCGCAGCGAGCGCCAGCGCGCGGTCGAGAATTTCCTGCGCAAGCGCCTGACCGGCGCGCGCCCGGTCGCGTTCGGCTTCGACCAGGCCAGCGCGGTCCCGCAGCGTTTCATCGGCGAACCCGAGCGCATGCGCTTCGTCGCCGACCTGCCCGACTACCTGGGCCGCGGCGGCCCCTACCTGCACGACTTCGCGATCGAGTCCGACGGCGAGCGCACGCGCATGACCCTGGCGCTGTCGATGGTGCTGGCCGGGCAGACCGTGGAAGAGGAACAGGAGCGTCCGCCGGAACTGCTGGTGGAACAGCTGAAATCGGCGCGTTTCCGTTACCGCGCGCTGGATGAAACCGGCAAGCTCGGCGACTGGCAGGAGCGCTGGACCAGCGCCGAACTGCTGCCGCTGATGGTGGAAGTGGAACTCACCGACGCCGACGGCCGCGACTGGCCGCCGCTGGTGGTGTCGCTGCCGCTGGCCGCCGGCGTGGCGCGCGGCATCGTGCCGGGGCAGCTGTGA
- the xpsI gene encoding type II secretion system protein XpsI yields MSAAGLRRRAPRGPRAAAGYTLLEVIIAFALLAAALTLLLGTLSGASRQVRMSGEAGRAALHAQSLLDQVGVGQPLAPGQESGDFEDGRYRWTLGVRPWRDRAVAAARQPVDVNGPQLFEITLAVEWGEGGPGQRLLLRSLRTALAGPEAVMQ; encoded by the coding sequence ATGAGCGCGGCCGGCCTGCGCCGTCGTGCGCCGCGCGGTCCGCGCGCCGCCGCCGGCTATACCTTGCTCGAAGTCATCATCGCCTTCGCCCTGCTCGCCGCCGCGCTGACCCTGCTGCTGGGCACGCTGTCGGGCGCGAGCCGGCAGGTGCGCATGTCCGGCGAGGCCGGGCGCGCGGCGCTGCACGCGCAGTCGCTGCTGGATCAGGTCGGCGTGGGCCAGCCGCTGGCGCCGGGCCAGGAAAGCGGCGACTTCGAAGATGGCCGCTACCGCTGGACCCTGGGCGTGCGGCCCTGGCGCGATCGCGCGGTGGCCGCGGCGCGGCAGCCGGTGGACGTCAACGGTCCGCAATTGTTCGAAATCACCCTGGCGGTGGAGTGGGGCGAAGGCGGTCCCGGCCAGCGCCTGCTGTTGCGCAGCCTGCGCACCGCGTTGGCCGGCCCCGAGGCGGTGATGCAATGA
- the xpsH gene encoding type II secretion system protein XpsH has translation MSSTRHRPSVPAKGNGGSAARRAALRLGAGGRRARGFSLLEMLLVVALIAALGVLAAFAVSGGLSGMQLRSSAKELAAQLRYARTQAIATGRKQTFTIDPAAHTWSGADGRSGEIPQSLKVSFTGARQLQPNRGQGAIAFFNDGASTGGRIQVASQRAAWNVDVAWLTGEVKLRRVEARR, from the coding sequence ATGAGCTCGACGCGGCATCGCCCTTCCGTCCCCGCGAAGGGGAACGGGGGCAGTGCCGCGCGGCGCGCGGCGCTGCGTCTTGGCGCGGGCGGTCGCAGGGCGCGCGGCTTCAGCCTGCTGGAAATGCTGCTGGTGGTGGCGCTGATCGCCGCACTGGGCGTGCTGGCCGCGTTCGCGGTCAGCGGCGGCCTGTCCGGCATGCAGCTGCGCAGCAGCGCCAAGGAACTGGCCGCGCAGTTGCGCTACGCCCGCACCCAGGCCATCGCCACCGGCCGCAAGCAAACCTTCACCATCGATCCGGCCGCGCATACCTGGAGCGGCGCCGACGGCCGCTCGGGCGAGATTCCGCAGTCCTTGAAAGTGAGCTTCACCGGCGCGCGCCAACTGCAGCCCAATCGCGGCCAGGGCGCGATCGCGTTCTTCAACGACGGCGCCTCCACCGGCGGGCGCATCCAGGTCGCCAGCCAGCGCGCGGCCTGGAACGTGGACGTGGCCTGGCTGACCGGCGAAGTGAAGCTGCGGCGTGTGGAGGCGCGGCGATGA
- the gspG gene encoding type II secretion system major pseudopilin GspG: protein MRNPRSLRRPSAALQRGMSLIEIIIVIVLIGLVATVVGTKVFGAGDQAKFKLAKSQVEALAIKVESFKDDTGRLPNSLDELIKAPSDASGWLGPYVKKESDLKDPWGHAVEYRVPGEGRDFDLIVLGKDGKVGGTSVDGDIKYE from the coding sequence ATGCGAAATCCCCGTTCCCTGCGCCGCCCGTCCGCCGCCCTGCAGCGCGGCATGAGCCTGATCGAAATCATCATCGTGATCGTGCTGATCGGCCTGGTGGCGACGGTGGTCGGCACCAAGGTGTTCGGCGCCGGCGACCAGGCCAAGTTCAAGCTGGCCAAGTCGCAGGTCGAAGCGCTGGCGATCAAGGTCGAGTCGTTCAAGGACGACACCGGCCGCCTGCCCAATTCGCTGGACGAACTGATCAAGGCGCCGTCCGACGCCAGCGGCTGGCTCGGCCCGTACGTGAAGAAGGAAAGCGACCTCAAGGATCCCTGGGGCCATGCGGTGGAATACCGGGTGCCGGGCGAGGGCCGCGACTTCGACCTGATCGTCCTGGGCAAGGACGGCAAGGTCGGCGGCACCAGCGTCGACGGCGACATCAAGTACGAGTAA
- the xpsF gene encoding type II secretion system protein XpsF, producing the protein MALYHYKALNARGEMLDGQMEAASNAEVVQRLQEQGHLPVEAKLASEGGGASVWSGLFKPKPFAGARLVQFTQQLATLLGAGQPLDRALTILLELPEDEAAKRTVTDVRDAVRGGASLSASLERQHGTFSRLYINMVRAGEAGGSLHETLSRLADYLERSRALQGRVINALIYPAILLLMVSGSLLFLLGYVVPQFAVMYESLDAPLPLFTSIVLAVGLFVRDWWFLLIALPALGLWWFDRKRRDPGFREALDAWLLKRKFAGSLVAKIETARLARTLGTLVRNGVPLMTALGIGRNVLDNRVLAADVDAAAEEVKNGVALSTALGKGKRFPRLALQMIQVGEESGALDTMLVKTAETFEHETGLALDRMLAALVPVITVVLAAVVGTVVLAVLTPLYDLTNAIG; encoded by the coding sequence ATGGCCCTCTATCACTACAAAGCGCTCAACGCCCGCGGCGAAATGCTCGACGGGCAGATGGAAGCGGCCAGCAACGCCGAGGTCGTGCAGCGCCTGCAGGAGCAGGGCCATCTGCCGGTCGAGGCCAAGCTGGCCAGCGAGGGCGGCGGCGCCTCGGTGTGGAGCGGGCTGTTCAAGCCCAAGCCCTTCGCCGGCGCGCGCCTGGTCCAGTTCACCCAGCAGCTGGCGACCCTGCTCGGCGCCGGCCAGCCGCTGGATCGTGCCCTGACCATCCTGCTGGAGCTGCCCGAGGACGAGGCGGCCAAGCGCACCGTGACCGACGTGCGCGACGCGGTGCGCGGCGGCGCTTCGCTGTCGGCGTCGCTGGAGCGCCAGCACGGCACCTTCTCGCGCCTGTACATCAACATGGTCCGCGCCGGCGAGGCCGGCGGCAGCCTGCACGAGACCCTGTCGCGCCTGGCCGACTACCTGGAGCGCAGCCGCGCGCTGCAGGGCCGTGTGATCAACGCCCTGATCTATCCGGCGATCCTGCTGCTGATGGTCAGCGGCAGCCTGCTGTTCCTGCTGGGCTACGTGGTGCCGCAGTTCGCGGTGATGTACGAAAGCCTGGATGCGCCGCTGCCGCTGTTCACCAGCATCGTGCTGGCGGTGGGCCTGTTCGTGCGCGACTGGTGGTTCCTGCTGATCGCGCTGCCGGCGCTGGGGCTGTGGTGGTTCGACCGCAAGCGCCGCGATCCGGGCTTCCGCGAGGCGCTCGACGCCTGGCTGCTCAAGCGCAAGTTCGCCGGCTCGCTGGTGGCCAAGATCGAGACCGCGCGCCTGGCCCGCACCCTGGGCACCCTGGTGCGCAACGGCGTGCCGCTGATGACCGCGCTGGGCATCGGTCGCAACGTGCTCGACAACAGGGTGCTGGCGGCCGACGTCGACGCCGCGGCCGAAGAGGTCAAGAACGGCGTGGCCCTGTCCACCGCGCTAGGCAAGGGCAAGCGCTTCCCGCGCCTGGCCCTGCAGATGATCCAGGTGGGCGAGGAGTCCGGCGCGCTGGACACCATGCTGGTCAAGACCGCCGAGACCTTCGAGCACGAAACCGGGCTGGCCCTGGACCGCATGCTCGCCGCGCTGGTGCCGGTGATCACGGTGGTGCTGGCGGCGGTGGTCGGCACCGTGGTGCTGGCCGTGCTGACCCCGCTCTACGACCTGACCAATGCGATTGGCTGA
- the gspE gene encoding type II secretion system ATPase GspE: protein MGPGPADAGPQAAVDAAIVEALLAKGRLKETDLGRAKRLQEETGGSLLALLARLGLVSERDHAETVAAVLDLPLVSVKDAPELPPEGVVLTPKFMKQFAVCPVRESEQAVEVLMADPQDVYTLDALRLAAGRDIRPYVALRSEIGDLIERWHGQGRSAMGAIVETAEGEGSGDLDDVEHLRDLASEAPVIRLVNLVIQRAVELRASDIHIEPFENRLKVRYRVDGVLAEGESPPANLTAAVISRIKIMAKLNIAERRLPQDGRIMLRVQGKELDLRVSTVPTAHGESVVMRLLDRETVVFDFKKLGFTDAFLPQFQKVLDQPHGILLVTGPTGSGKTTTLYTALSKLNTSDVKIITVEDPVEYQIEGINQIQAKPQIGLDFAHALRSIVRQDPDIIMIGEMRDLETCKIAIQSALTGHLVLSTLHTNNAAGGITRLLDMGVEDYLLTSTINGILAQRLVRRLEPTHAERYLASPEEIDKFGLRRYQPQGEIYLYRPRPSALAPSGYHGRTTIMEFLVMNDELRRAVMRHAGMGEIEQIARETAAMRTMYEDGIAKALDGQTTIEEVLRVTEDA from the coding sequence ATCGGGCCCGGCCCGGCCGACGCCGGCCCGCAGGCCGCCGTCGACGCGGCCATCGTCGAGGCCCTGCTGGCCAAGGGCCGGCTCAAGGAAACCGACCTGGGCCGGGCCAAGCGGCTGCAGGAGGAGACCGGCGGCAGCCTGCTGGCGCTGCTGGCGCGGCTGGGCCTGGTGTCCGAGCGCGACCACGCCGAAACCGTGGCGGCGGTGCTGGACCTGCCCCTGGTCAGCGTCAAGGACGCACCGGAATTACCCCCTGAGGGCGTAGTTTTGACGCCCAAGTTCATGAAGCAGTTCGCCGTCTGCCCGGTCCGCGAGAGCGAGCAGGCGGTCGAGGTGCTGATGGCCGACCCGCAGGACGTCTACACCCTGGACGCCCTGCGCCTGGCCGCCGGCCGCGACATCCGCCCCTACGTGGCGCTGCGTTCGGAGATCGGCGACCTGATCGAGCGCTGGCACGGCCAGGGCCGCAGCGCCATGGGCGCGATCGTCGAGACCGCCGAGGGCGAGGGCAGCGGCGACCTGGACGACGTCGAGCACCTGCGCGACCTGGCGTCCGAGGCGCCGGTGATCCGGCTGGTGAACCTGGTGATCCAGCGCGCGGTGGAACTGCGCGCCTCCGACATCCATATCGAACCGTTCGAGAACCGGCTCAAGGTGCGCTACCGCGTCGACGGCGTGCTGGCCGAGGGCGAGAGCCCGCCGGCCAACCTGACCGCGGCGGTGATCAGCCGCATCAAGATCATGGCCAAGCTCAACATCGCCGAGCGCCGCCTGCCGCAGGACGGCCGCATCATGCTGCGCGTGCAGGGCAAGGAGCTGGACCTGCGCGTGAGCACGGTGCCCACCGCGCACGGCGAGTCGGTGGTGATGCGACTGCTGGACCGCGAGACGGTGGTGTTCGACTTCAAGAAGCTGGGCTTCACCGACGCCTTCCTGCCGCAGTTCCAGAAGGTGCTGGACCAGCCGCACGGCATCCTGCTGGTCACCGGCCCGACCGGTTCGGGCAAGACCACCACGCTGTACACGGCGCTGAGCAAGCTCAACACCAGCGACGTGAAGATCATCACGGTCGAGGACCCGGTCGAGTACCAGATCGAGGGCATCAACCAGATCCAGGCCAAGCCGCAGATCGGCCTGGATTTCGCCCACGCCCTGCGCTCGATCGTGCGCCAGGACCCGGACATCATCATGATCGGCGAAATGCGCGATCTGGAGACGTGCAAGATCGCGATCCAGTCGGCGCTGACCGGCCACCTGGTGCTGTCCACGCTGCACACCAACAACGCCGCCGGCGGCATCACCCGCCTGCTCGACATGGGCGTGGAAGACTATCTGCTGACCTCGACCATCAACGGCATCCTGGCCCAGCGCCTGGTGCGCCGGCTCGAGCCCACGCATGCCGAGCGCTATTTGGCCTCGCCGGAGGAGATCGACAAGTTCGGTCTGCGCCGCTACCAGCCGCAGGGCGAGATCTACCTGTACCGTCCGCGCCCGTCGGCGCTGGCGCCCAGCGGTTACCACGGGCGCACCACCATCATGGAATTTCTGGTGATGAACGACGAGCTGCGCCGCGCGGTGATGCGCCACGCCGGCATGGGCGAGATCGAGCAGATCGCGCGCGAGACCGCGGCCATGCGCACCATGTACGAGGACGGCATCGCCAAGGCCTTGGACGGACAGACCACGATCGAAGAAGTGCTGCGAGTGACCGAAGACGCGTGA
- a CDS encoding RHS repeat domain-containing protein, giving the protein MSFNYPAAPEMTFAAPASVKIQLSATAGCGPINIFVSGPGLDTSVTNGQVLNDLPPGRYFIDASFEMCDRRWVDPVSAGRAFTVLGGSITASPTTCTIPWGANACYTNVNWSSNAANATVWYSLPDGSLMTQWATGQNGSSVGGIDSRGLRFHLKSGSLTLATVDVSAVPTQNSPPAVSLTGPGNNYVYPAGSAVAFTANASDADDGVQRVEFLVDGTKMGEDTSAPYELHWTGLVGGHSLVARAFDTRGYYTDSAAMWIVGNGPPSVSLTSPADGTQASVPASFLLQANASDADGVNRVEFYADNQLINTDSAAPYEYTWSGASVGPHAVHAVAYDSRGLSARSATASVTVKLPDSGPSGLTRQYVYDQYQQLCKILEPETGATVMAYDASGNLAWSAAGLNLPDPNNCNLAEAEQSGRRVDRSYDSRNRLATLTFPDGRGNQTWAYTPDGLPYEVVTSNEGPDLGKVINNYTYNKRRLVNAEAQTLVGRYVRSATYGYDANGHRNRYTTPDGLPVNYATNALGQPTAVSSTWGNHATGISYYPNGGMKRYVYGNGIVHTMTQDARQFPARVTDAGVFDHTYAYDENGNIAAIRDVNAVQGLYSGNRDMLYDRRDRLIQAHLHWLTVRGFGYDPLDNIRYKSNFNGSTTVTDYYWYNEKNHLTNLRNDQGATTMGLGYDEQGNLKNKNGQGYEFDLGNRLRISTGKETYRYEAHGRRVTSESLTDTRYSVSFYNTDGQLLQREEHHSGEADNDSYPELTIPHIYLNGSLLATIEWDRASNSGKLKYQHTDALGSPIAVTDAAATVLDRTHWEPYGAAINKPAYNGVGYTGHVMDGATGLTYMQQRYYDPQLGRFLSVDPVTALEKPLAHFIRYAYAYNNPYKFTDPDGREGAALRQMERDMDDLASGKMSRAEFHERSAARGAGAAAGLTLVAGGAGTLRAGAWLTMTKSGRETLFVVLSILSRNKDELKTLGKRVHKESIVQTMKDSRRNAVTESQQRGKITPREPPKPPDPKTPDPLK; this is encoded by the coding sequence TTGAGCTTCAACTACCCTGCGGCGCCGGAGATGACCTTTGCTGCGCCGGCCAGCGTCAAGATTCAGCTCAGCGCGACCGCCGGCTGCGGTCCGATCAACATCTTCGTCAGCGGGCCGGGGCTGGATACCTCGGTCACCAACGGCCAGGTGCTCAACGATCTGCCGCCCGGCCGCTATTTCATCGATGCCTCGTTCGAGATGTGCGACCGCCGCTGGGTCGATCCGGTCAGCGCCGGTCGGGCATTCACCGTGCTCGGCGGCAGCATTACGGCTTCGCCGACCACGTGCACCATCCCCTGGGGCGCGAACGCCTGCTACACCAATGTCAACTGGAGTTCTAACGCGGCCAATGCCACCGTCTGGTATTCGTTGCCGGACGGCAGTCTGATGACCCAGTGGGCGACCGGACAGAACGGCTCGTCCGTCGGCGGTATCGACAGCCGCGGACTACGCTTCCACCTCAAGAGCGGCAGCCTGACTCTGGCCACCGTGGACGTGAGCGCGGTGCCCACTCAGAACAGCCCGCCCGCGGTCAGTCTGACCGGCCCCGGCAACAACTATGTCTACCCGGCCGGCAGCGCCGTCGCGTTCACCGCCAATGCCTCGGATGCCGACGACGGCGTGCAGCGAGTCGAGTTCCTGGTCGACGGCACCAAGATGGGCGAGGACACCAGCGCGCCCTATGAGTTGCACTGGACCGGTCTGGTGGGCGGCCACAGCTTAGTCGCGCGCGCGTTCGACACCCGCGGCTATTACACGGATTCGGCGGCGATGTGGATCGTCGGCAACGGCCCGCCTAGCGTGAGCCTGACCAGCCCCGCCGACGGGACCCAAGCCAGCGTGCCCGCCAGTTTCCTGCTGCAGGCGAACGCATCCGACGCAGACGGCGTGAACCGGGTGGAGTTCTACGCCGACAACCAACTGATCAACACCGACAGCGCCGCGCCCTACGAATACACCTGGTCGGGCGCGAGCGTCGGCCCGCACGCGGTGCATGCGGTCGCGTACGACAGCCGGGGTCTCTCGGCGCGCTCGGCCACGGCCAGCGTGACCGTGAAGCTGCCAGACTCGGGTCCAAGCGGGCTGACGCGGCAGTACGTCTACGACCAGTACCAACAGCTGTGCAAGATTCTCGAGCCCGAAACCGGCGCAACGGTGATGGCCTACGACGCCTCCGGCAACCTGGCCTGGTCGGCCGCCGGATTGAACCTGCCCGATCCGAACAACTGCAACCTGGCCGAAGCCGAACAGTCCGGTCGCCGCGTCGACCGCAGTTACGACAGCCGCAACCGTCTGGCCACGCTGACGTTTCCTGATGGTCGCGGCAATCAGACCTGGGCTTACACGCCCGACGGGCTGCCCTACGAAGTGGTCACCAGCAACGAAGGCCCCGACCTGGGCAAGGTGATCAATAACTACACCTACAACAAGCGCCGCCTGGTCAATGCCGAGGCGCAGACCCTGGTGGGCCGGTACGTGCGCTCGGCCACCTATGGCTACGACGCCAACGGCCACCGTAACCGTTACACCACGCCGGACGGATTGCCCGTCAATTACGCGACCAATGCCCTAGGTCAGCCCACCGCGGTCAGTTCGACCTGGGGCAACCATGCCACAGGTATCAGCTATTACCCCAATGGCGGGATGAAGCGCTACGTCTACGGCAACGGCATCGTGCACACGATGACGCAGGATGCGCGGCAGTTCCCGGCGCGGGTGACCGATGCCGGTGTCTTCGATCACACCTACGCCTACGACGAGAACGGCAATATCGCCGCCATTCGCGACGTGAACGCGGTGCAGGGCTTGTACAGCGGCAATCGCGACATGCTCTACGATCGCCGCGATCGCTTGATTCAGGCGCACCTGCATTGGCTGACCGTGCGCGGCTTCGGCTACGACCCGCTGGACAACATTCGCTACAAGAGCAATTTCAACGGCTCGACCACGGTCACGGACTACTACTGGTACAACGAGAAGAACCATCTGACCAACCTGCGCAACGACCAGGGCGCCACCACCATGGGCCTGGGTTACGACGAGCAGGGCAATCTGAAGAACAAGAACGGGCAGGGGTACGAGTTCGACCTCGGCAATCGCTTGCGCATATCGACGGGCAAAGAGACTTACCGCTACGAGGCCCACGGGCGTCGCGTCACCAGCGAAAGCCTCACGGATACGAGGTACTCGGTGTCGTTCTACAACACCGACGGCCAGTTGCTGCAGCGCGAGGAACACCACAGCGGCGAGGCGGACAACGACAGCTACCCTGAGCTGACCATCCCGCATATCTATTTGAATGGCAGCCTGCTGGCGACCATCGAATGGGATCGCGCCTCCAACAGCGGCAAGCTCAAGTACCAGCACACCGATGCCTTGGGCAGCCCGATCGCGGTGACCGATGCCGCGGCCACGGTGCTCGACCGCACCCATTGGGAGCCGTACGGCGCGGCGATCAACAAGCCCGCTTACAACGGCGTGGGCTATACCGGTCACGTGATGGACGGCGCGACCGGCCTGACCTACATGCAACAGCGCTACTACGATCCTCAGCTCGGCAGGTTCCTGAGCGTGGATCCGGTGACGGCGCTGGAAAAGCCGCTCGCTCACTTCATCCGCTACGCCTACGCCTACAACAATCCGTACAAGTTCACCGACCCGGACGGGCGCGAAGGCGCCGCGCTGCGCCAGATGGAACGCGACATGGACGACTTGGCGAGCGGCAAGATGTCGCGCGCCGAGTTCCACGAGCGATCGGCGGCGCGAGGGGCCGGCGCCGCTGCGGGGTTGACGCTGGTGGCGGGCGGCGCCGGCACCTTGCGCGCAGGTGCCTGGTTGACGATGACCAAAAGCGGTCGGGAAACCCTGTTCGTGGTGCTCAGCATTCTTTCCCGCAACAAGGACGAGTTGAAGACGCTCGGCAAGCGCGTGCACAAGGAATCGATCGTGCAGACGATGAAGGATTCGCGTAGGAACGCGGTAACCGAATCGCAGCAGAGGGGAAAGATCACGCCGCGCGAACCGCCCAAACCGCCGGATCCCAAGACGCCCGATCCGCTCAAATGA